A stretch of Ischnura elegans chromosome 4, ioIscEleg1.1, whole genome shotgun sequence DNA encodes these proteins:
- the LOC124158008 gene encoding RNA-binding protein Rsf1-like — TSAAKVEGYSRDGGAGEHSYNRGTRVYVGGLNENVKKEDLEMKFKSYGKLNNVWVAFNPPGFAFIEFENEDEAEVAVDNLNGAEVLGAKLRVEISRGRGRGRGGFRGPRGRGGGQYFQRGSRSGFRGSRGDYSSRGGGFRSSRGGRGGPRGSRGRYDDYPSSRDGGSYGRDYDQNDKYSSRSENNGSDYYRPASSRFRSRSPVGRGSSRDYGGKDSDNSYGGSGRSSMNYSDSYQSRSHDPYTSRARDSGNTGGETYSSRNGFGSGEGY, encoded by the exons ACTTCAGCCGCCAAAGTGGAGGGGTATTCTAGG GATGGGGGTGCCGGAGAGCACAGCTACAATAGGGGTACTAGGGTTTATGTGGGTGGCCTTAACGaaaatgtcaagaaagaagatttggaaatgaaattcaaaagcTATGGAAAGCTAAACAATGTTTGGGTTGCTTTTAATCCCCCTGGGTTTGCattcattgaatttgaaaatgaggACGAAGCCGAAGTTGCGGTTGATAATTTGAATGGTGCAGAGGTATTGGGGGCCAAGTTGAGGGTTGAAATTTCTCGTGGTCGTGGACGGGGCAGGGGTGGTTTCAGGGGACCCAGAGGCCGGGGGGGGGGTCAGTATTTCCAACGAGGTTCTCGAAGTGGGTTCAGAGGTAGTAGGGGAGACTACAGTTCCCGTGGAGGTGGCTTCCGCAGTTCAAGGGGTGGTAGGGGTGGCCCAAGGGGTTCCAGAGGCCGCTATGATGACTATCCTTCCTCTCGCGATGGTGGTAGTTATGGGAGGGACTATGACCAGAATGACAAATATTCAAGTCGTAGTGAGAACAATGGCTCAGATTACTACCGTCCTGCCTCTTCGAGATTTCGCAGTCGTTCTCCGGTGGGACGTGGCAG CTCCAGAGATTATGGTGGAAAGGATTCAGACAACTCCTACGGCGGTTCAGGAAGAAGTAGTATGAACTACAGTGATTCCTACCAGAGCCGCAGTCATGATCCGTACACTAGCAGAGCTAGAGATTCAGGCAATACTGGAGGCGAGACATACAGTTCTCGCAATGGATTTGGTTCTGGCGAAGGATACTGA